In Limosilactobacillus sp. WILCCON 0051, a single window of DNA contains:
- the proB gene encoding glutamate 5-kinase, producing the protein MEAKMIRRLVVKVGTSSLVMKNGRINLPSIDRLAYSLSALNNAGYQVVLVSSGAMGAGLASLNKTQRPAAIAEQQALASLGQVELMRIYSQRFLDYQTRIAQLLLTRDNLEYPLNRTNVLNTIEALLQQKIVPIINENDPVSVDELDHHTTFSDNDELSALVATRIGADLLIVLSDIDGLFDEDPHKNADAKLIENVAELTPAIRLSATGSSTRFGTGGMVTKLKAAETILNADRQMVLCNGQDPRVILKVVNGQPVGTHFGRHSIKPLATDKEEF; encoded by the coding sequence ATGGAAGCAAAAATGATTCGGCGGCTGGTCGTCAAGGTAGGGACCAGCAGTCTGGTAATGAAAAACGGGCGGATCAATCTGCCTTCAATTGATCGCTTGGCCTATTCGCTGTCTGCACTGAACAATGCCGGCTATCAGGTCGTCTTGGTATCTTCGGGGGCCATGGGGGCGGGGCTAGCCAGTCTGAATAAAACGCAGCGGCCGGCAGCCATTGCTGAGCAGCAGGCGTTGGCATCTTTAGGACAAGTCGAGCTGATGCGCATCTACTCTCAGCGCTTCTTGGACTATCAGACGCGAATAGCGCAGCTTTTGTTGACGCGCGACAATCTGGAATATCCGCTTAATCGCACCAACGTCTTGAATACGATTGAGGCCCTGCTGCAGCAAAAGATCGTTCCCATTATTAATGAAAACGACCCCGTTAGTGTCGACGAGCTGGATCATCACACGACCTTCAGCGACAATGATGAGCTTTCGGCTTTAGTAGCCACGCGGATCGGGGCCGACCTGCTGATCGTTTTGTCGGACATTGATGGTCTGTTTGACGAGGATCCGCACAAAAATGCCGATGCCAAGCTGATTGAAAACGTTGCAGAACTCACTCCGGCAATCAGATTGAGCGCGACCGGTTCATCAACGCGCTTTGGCACGGGCGGAATGGTTACCAAGCTTAAAGCTGCCGAAACGATTTTAAACGCGGATCGGCAAATGGTTCTGTGCAATGGTCAGGATCCGCGGGTAATCTTAAAGGTGGTCAATGGTCAGCCAGTTGGCACTCATTTTGGCCGGCATTCAATCAAGCCGTTAGCAACTGACAAGGAGGAATTTTAA
- a CDS encoding 1-deoxy-D-xylulose-5-phosphate synthase — MNQHPDFLLNEVNEPQDIKSMNLDQLKELAQEMRQLVLERDSAVGGHVGPNLGVMELTIAFHYVFDSPHDKVIWDVSHQCYAHKMLTGRKLGFLDPDHYEDVSGFTDPSESPHDFFKVGHTSTSIALAVGMAQARDLVSPASHENVMAVIGDGSLSGGLAFEGLNNAAKLKSNLIILVNDNQMSIDEDQGGLYRGLKELRDTQGQSANNIFKFMGLDYRYVADGNDLKTMIDVFKEIKNIDHPIVLHVNTQKGKGYQPAIDDQKKYHWRAPFDLQTGESKQTAPKESYSAAVIDELNAQVEAGKPVVAINAAIPGMFDLERFKAAHAERYFDVGIAEPDSVTTAVAMAAGGARPVLFESSTFLQRAYDQLVHDVALNEYPIVMIVRGGTISSDSATHQGTFDISYISSLPNIEYLAPTNVEEMISMLRWALKQNDTPVVIRQPEHELLHGTPSQDSYATIDYDIAHHGSEVAIMAVGGFWQLGKEVCRQLKEKLNIDATLINPKSVTSIDQRDLHYLQEDHDIVVTIEDGNLSGGFGETIDRYYGPTNMKVLNFGAPREFADNVPLEVLYEWYHLTPEQIVDDIERVVHSAIY, encoded by the coding sequence ATGAATCAACATCCGGATTTCCTGCTGAATGAAGTCAACGAGCCCCAAGACATCAAATCGATGAACCTGGATCAGCTCAAGGAATTGGCTCAAGAAATGCGGCAGCTGGTACTTGAACGTGACAGTGCAGTCGGCGGGCATGTCGGTCCCAACCTGGGCGTGATGGAGCTGACGATTGCATTTCATTATGTGTTTGACTCCCCGCACGATAAGGTGATCTGGGACGTCTCGCACCAATGCTACGCGCACAAGATGCTGACTGGCCGCAAGCTGGGATTTTTGGATCCTGATCATTATGAGGACGTCAGCGGCTTTACCGATCCAAGCGAAAGCCCGCATGACTTCTTTAAGGTGGGTCATACTTCCACTTCGATTGCTTTGGCAGTCGGGATGGCGCAGGCTCGTGATCTGGTGAGTCCTGCCAGTCATGAAAACGTGATGGCCGTCATTGGCGATGGCTCGCTTTCCGGCGGCTTGGCATTTGAAGGCTTGAACAATGCTGCCAAGCTCAAGAGCAATCTGATCATTCTGGTCAATGACAATCAGATGTCGATTGATGAGGATCAGGGCGGCTTGTACCGCGGCTTAAAGGAACTGCGCGATACGCAGGGACAATCAGCCAACAACATCTTTAAGTTCATGGGGCTGGACTATCGCTACGTGGCAGACGGCAACGATCTAAAGACGATGATCGATGTCTTTAAAGAGATCAAAAACATCGACCACCCAATCGTTTTGCACGTTAATACGCAAAAAGGCAAGGGCTATCAGCCAGCCATCGATGATCAGAAAAAATATCACTGGCGCGCGCCGTTTGACCTGCAGACCGGTGAAAGCAAGCAGACGGCACCAAAAGAAAGCTACAGCGCGGCCGTGATTGATGAGCTTAATGCCCAGGTTGAAGCCGGCAAGCCGGTTGTGGCCATCAATGCTGCGATTCCAGGCATGTTTGACCTGGAACGCTTTAAAGCTGCCCATGCCGAGCGCTATTTTGACGTTGGCATTGCCGAACCCGATTCCGTAACGACGGCAGTGGCCATGGCAGCTGGCGGCGCGCGGCCCGTTCTGTTTGAGAGCAGCACGTTTTTGCAGCGGGCCTATGATCAACTGGTACATGACGTGGCCTTAAACGAATATCCCATCGTCATGATCGTTCGTGGCGGCACGATCTCCTCAGATTCAGCCACGCATCAAGGCACGTTTGACATTTCATACATCAGCAGTCTGCCAAATATTGAGTATCTGGCGCCAACCAACGTCGAAGAAATGATCTCCATGCTGCGCTGGGCCTTAAAGCAAAACGATACGCCAGTGGTCATCCGGCAGCCGGAACACGAACTGCTGCACGGCACGCCTTCCCAAGACAGCTATGCTACGATTGACTATGACATTGCTCATCATGGCAGCGAGGTTGCCATTATGGCCGTGGGCGGTTTCTGGCAGCTGGGCAAGGAGGTCTGTCGGCAGCTCAAGGAAAAGCTGAATATCGATGCCACCTTGATCAATCCTAAGTCGGTTACCAGCATTGATCAGCGTGATCTGCACTATCTGCAAGAGGATCATGATATCGTCGTTACGATTGAGGATGGCAATCTCAGCGGCGGTTTTGGCGAAACGATCGACCGCTACTATGGGCCAACCAACATGAAGGTCTTAAACTTTGGCGCGCCGCGTGAGTTTGCTGACAACGTGCCGCTGGAAGTACTCTATGAATGGTATCATCTGACGCCGGAACAGATCGTTGATGATATCGAACGCGTCGTCCATTCGGCAATTTACTAA